One Pyrus communis chromosome 13, drPyrComm1.1, whole genome shotgun sequence genomic window carries:
- the LOC137712813 gene encoding calcium-dependent protein kinase 32-like, which yields MGNCCVTPQTGSPLKDKKNRKNPFAINYVAGHGNGGSKLSVLKDPTGVEIEQRYELGRELGRGEFGITYLCTDQGSGETFACKSISKKKLKTAVDIEDVRREVEIMKHLPKHPNIVTLKDTYEDDHAVHLVMELCEGGELFDRIVSRGHYTERAAAAVTKTIVEVVQMCHKHGVMHRDLKPENFLFGNKKETAPLKAIDFGLSVFFKPGEVFSEIVGSPYYMAPEVLKRNYGPEVDVWSAGVILYILLCGVPPFWAETEQGVAQAIIRSVVDFKRDPWPLVSDNAKDLVKKMLNPDPKRRLTAQEVLDHPWLQNAKKAPNVSLGETVRSRLKQFSIMNKLKKSALKVIAEFLSMEEVAGIQEGFKLMDINNKGKINIDELRVGLHKLGHQIPDGDLHIMMEAGDVDNDGYLDYGEFVAISVHLRRMGNDEEHLRKAFEFFDQNQSGYIEIEELRNALRNEVDDNIEDVINAIIFDVDTDKDGRISYEEFAAMMKAGTDWRKASRQYSRDRFNSLSLKLIRDGSVEGKTEST from the exons ATGGGTAATTGCTGTGTGACCCCCCAGACGGGTTCGCCGTTGAAGGACAAGAAGAACAGGAAGAATCCATTTGCGATTAACTACGTTGCCGGCCATGGAAATGGTGGCTCCAAGCTCTCTGTGCTGAAAGACCCAACTGGCGTTGAAATCGAGCAGAGATACGAACTGGGTCGGGAGCTCGGCCGCGGAGAGTTCGGAATTACCTACCTTTGCACCGATCAGGGCTCCGGCGAGACGTTTGCTTGTAAATCGATTTCGAAGAAGAAGCTGAAGACAGCTGTGGATATAGAGGATGTGAGGAGAGAAGTTGAGATCATGAAGCATTTGCCTAAGCATCCCAACATAGTGACCTTGAAAGACACCTATGAGGATGACCATGCTGTCCATCTTGTTATGGAGCTCTGTGAGGGTGGTGAGCTCTTCGATCGAATCGTGTCCAGAGGCCACTACACAGAGCGTGCGGCTGCCGCCGTCACGAAGACGATTGTTGAAGTTGTTCAG ATGTGCCACAAGCACGGTGTGATGCATCGGGATCTCAAACCCGAGAACTTTTTATTTGGAAACAAGAAGGAAACAGCACCTTTAAAGGCAATCGATTTTGGGTTGTCCGTGTTCTTTAAACCTG GTGAAGTATTTAGTGAAATTGTTGGAAGTCCCTATTACATGGCTCCTGAGGTGCTTAAACGCAACTATGGTCCTGAAGTTGATGTGTGGAGTGCTGGAGTTATACTATATATCTTACTTTGTGGTGTTCCACCATTTTGGGCAG AAACTGAACAAGGAGTTGCACAAGCAATTATCCGGTCTGTTGTAGATTTTAAGAGGGACCCCTGGCCTCTGGTTTCTGATAATGCGAAAGACCTTGTGAAGAAGATGCTTAATCCTGATCCAAAGCGGAGGCTTACAGCTCAGGAAGTTCTAG ATCATCCTTGGTTGCAAAATGCAAAGAAAGCTCCAAATGTTTCTTTAGGTGAAACTGTTCGGTCAAGGCTCAAGCAATTCTCTATCATGAACAAGCTCAAGAAAAGTGCTCTCAAG GTTATAGCTGAGTTTTTGTCGATGGAGGAAGTTGCTGGCATACAGGAAGGATTTAAGCTCATGGATATTAACAACAAGGGCAAGATTAACATTGACGAGTTAAGAGTTGGGTTACATAAACTTGGCCATCAGATTCCTGATGGGGATCTTCATATTATGATGGAAGCT GGTGATGTAGATAACGATGGATATCTGGACTATGGAGAATTTGTAGCCATCTCTGTTCACCTAAGAAGGATGGGCAATGATGAGGAGCACCTtcgcaaagcatttgaattctTCGACCAAAACCAGAGTGGgtatattgaaattgaagagttgCGAAATGCCTTGAGAAATGAAGTTGATGACAACATTGAAGATGTAATCAATGCCATTATTTTTGACGTAGATACAGACAAG GATGGACGAATAAGTTATGAGGAGTTTGCCGCAATGATGAAGGCCGGGACAGATTGGAGGAAAGCATCAAGGCAGTATTCGCGAGACCGGTTCAATAGTCtcagtttgaaattgataagGGATGGATCGGTGGAAGGTAAAACGGAGAGTACGTAA